From Panicum hallii strain FIL2 chromosome 2, PHallii_v3.1, whole genome shotgun sequence, a single genomic window includes:
- the LOC112881069 gene encoding uncharacterized protein LOC112881069, whose translation MENTVGNTNTDVVKQEESIGNIPSPLFSGTKPKKRLISKVWDDFIPTFINGKVARATCMHCHHVFNCNATTATIGLRNHQVKCSPGTHKRLKLQEPTFLPYTQQNMAVANSDPNQKKLPFLLSSHKKGSGTADAMPEQDLALPYTHINIDRQNKEVDQNGLHDELAICEQNNLALSVICTDKNKKNQGVDQISHEELIRILAMHGHATRMVEQDDFRKLVAHLNPVVKVPSHYDLMWKTFDLFDQEKSKLKENAEKLSFIILRAIGEWGLDDKVFSITLDDAFVDDSVASKIKTVTVYEDSNPM comes from the exons ATGGAAAACACAGTTGGCAATACCAACACTGACGTAGTTAAACAAGAGGAGAGCATTGGCAACATCCCTAGCCCACTGTTCTCTGGCACAAAGCCGAAGAAAAGGCTCATTTCCAAGGTTTGGGATGACTTCATACCCACCTTCATCAACGGGAAGGTTGCAAGAGCTACATGCATGCACTGCCACCATGTCTTCAACTGCAACGCCACCACTGCCACTATTGGCCTTCGGAATCATCAGGTCAAGTGCAGCCCTGGGACTCATAAGAGATTGAAGCTACAAGAGCCAACATTCTTACCATATACACAACAGAACATGGCAGTTGCCAATTCAGATCCAAACCAGAAGAAGCTTCCATTCCTGCTATCCAGCCACAAGAAAGGTTCGGGCACAGCAGATGCAATGCCTGAGCAGGATCTTGCCTTGCCATACACACACATAAACATAGATAGGCAGAACAAGGAGGTTGATCAGAATGGACTTCATGATGAACTTGCAATATGCGAGCAGAATAATCTAGCTTTGTCAGTTATATGCACTGATAAGAATAAGAAGAATCAAGGAGTTGATCAGATATCTCATGAAGAACTCATAAGGATATTAGCCATGCATGGGCATGCAACAAGGATGGTGGAACAAGACGACTTCAGGAAGCTTGTTGCTCACTTGAATCCTGTGGTCAAGGTCCCATCACACTATGACCTGATGTGGAAGACTTTTGACTTGTTTGACCAAGAAAAGTCCAAGCTGAAGGAGAA TGCTGAAAAACTGAGCTTTATAATATTGCGAGCTATTGGAGAATGGGGTCTTGATGACAAGGTTTTCAGCATTACACTGGATGATGCATTTGTTGATGATTCAGTGGCTTCTAAAATCAAAACTGTTACCGTGTATGAAGATAGCAATCCAATGTGA